A single Fundidesulfovibrio terrae DNA region contains:
- a CDS encoding lytic murein transglycosylase translates to MRKTILTALLLALAALPARAGQFDALKGKLVADGVPQAEVQAVFAKPGVAFTPDPMGKKLLEMYTAKYGSDVVRRLQGRLSALGYYFGQNTGRLDFVFRNGVRAFQRDHGLTADGRYSLDLATLADQEQQKASAETSRELKALADQGPPDVYEVILAPERLAEAKEFFDANQALLEDMRARYGVPPAVAVGLLTVETRTGKFLGDNLAVNNLASMAASATASGVMGLFAGENVTPDRKTWLDAKAAEKAAWAYTELKALFTYARLNRLDLAAMPGSIYGAIGVSQFMPSSLLRFGVDGDGDGRVDIFNVRDAVFSMANYLRNHGFTGNLDDEAALREALFRYNHSQTYVNTIMAVSHFLKGGPAQP, encoded by the coding sequence ATGCGCAAGACCATCCTGACCGCGCTTCTCCTGGCGCTGGCAGCCCTCCCGGCCCGGGCCGGGCAGTTCGATGCCCTCAAGGGCAAGCTCGTCGCCGACGGCGTGCCCCAGGCCGAGGTGCAGGCGGTGTTCGCCAAGCCGGGCGTGGCCTTCACGCCCGATCCCATGGGCAAGAAGCTCCTGGAGATGTACACCGCCAAGTACGGCTCCGACGTGGTGCGCAGGCTCCAGGGGAGGCTCTCCGCCCTGGGCTACTACTTCGGCCAGAACACTGGCCGGCTGGACTTCGTGTTCAGAAACGGCGTGCGGGCCTTCCAACGCGATCACGGCCTCACGGCCGATGGCCGATACAGCCTGGATCTGGCCACCCTGGCCGACCAGGAGCAGCAGAAGGCCTCGGCCGAGACCAGCCGCGAGCTCAAGGCCCTGGCCGACCAGGGGCCGCCCGACGTATACGAGGTCATCCTCGCTCCCGAACGCCTGGCCGAGGCCAAGGAATTCTTCGACGCCAACCAGGCCCTGCTGGAGGACATGCGCGCCCGCTACGGCGTGCCCCCCGCCGTGGCCGTGGGGCTTCTGACCGTGGAGACGCGCACCGGCAAGTTCCTGGGCGACAACCTGGCCGTGAACAACCTGGCCAGCATGGCCGCCTCCGCCACGGCCTCGGGGGTCATGGGCCTGTTCGCGGGCGAGAACGTCACCCCGGACCGCAAGACCTGGCTGGACGCCAAGGCCGCCGAAAAGGCAGCCTGGGCCTATACGGAACTCAAGGCGCTCTTCACCTACGCGCGCCTGAACCGCCTGGACCTGGCCGCCATGCCCGGCTCCATCTACGGGGCCATCGGCGTGAGCCAGTTCATGCCCTCCAGCCTCCTGCGCTTCGGCGTGGACGGAGACGGCGACGGCCGGGTGGACATCTTCAACGTGCGCGACGCCGTGTTCTCCATGGCCAACTACCTGCGCAACCACGGCTTCACCGGCAACCTCGACGATGAGGCCGCCCTGCGCGAGGCCCTGTTCCGCTACAACCACTCCCAGACTTACGTGAACACCATCATGGCCGTGTCCCACTTCCTCAAGGGGGGCCCAGCCCAGCCGTAG
- a CDS encoding WD40 repeat domain-containing protein, which produces MAAPVTISPGLTQWELQAYVEQAAFSSGADKLALALGDGRIALIDIPGGEASFVKVHQGSCLGIAAHPAGGFLSGGDDGLLAYTSLDGTVSEVTRAKGQWLEHMAASRDGRTLAVAAGREVILLNLEVGSLANYGPHAGTVSGLALSPAGGVLAVTHTGGVTLWDLDSQGEPIKLDLRGMNLAPAFSPDGSYLAMGHQENAVHIIDLESRKVFGLAGLPAKPGRLDWSHDGRHLLHTGTKAVICWPVPECFQENPAPVAFSVQEEARMSALAANPRIPFAGAGFSDGTVLLAELKRFAAYPLEIVPGSPVSALCWSAQGLHMACGMEDGRAVLLDLGEMLQAG; this is translated from the coding sequence ATGGCCGCCCCCGTCACCATATCCCCCGGCCTCACGCAGTGGGAGCTCCAAGCCTATGTGGAGCAGGCGGCCTTCTCGTCCGGCGCGGACAAGCTGGCCCTGGCCCTGGGCGACGGACGCATCGCCCTGATCGACATTCCCGGCGGCGAGGCGAGCTTCGTGAAAGTGCACCAGGGCTCCTGCCTGGGTATCGCCGCGCACCCCGCCGGAGGCTTCCTCTCGGGCGGCGACGACGGCCTGCTGGCCTACACCTCCCTGGACGGCACCGTGTCCGAGGTGACGCGGGCCAAGGGCCAGTGGCTCGAGCACATGGCGGCCTCGCGCGACGGGCGCACCCTGGCTGTGGCGGCCGGGCGCGAGGTGATCCTGCTCAATCTTGAGGTCGGGTCACTGGCCAACTACGGCCCCCACGCGGGCACGGTGTCCGGGCTGGCCCTGAGCCCGGCCGGGGGCGTGCTCGCCGTCACCCACACCGGCGGCGTCACCCTGTGGGACCTGGACAGCCAGGGCGAACCCATAAAGCTCGATCTGCGCGGCATGAACCTGGCCCCGGCCTTCTCCCCGGACGGGAGCTACCTGGCCATGGGGCACCAGGAAAACGCCGTGCACATCATCGACCTGGAGTCCCGCAAGGTCTTCGGGCTGGCCGGACTCCCGGCCAAGCCGGGGAGGCTGGACTGGTCCCACGACGGACGCCACCTGCTGCACACCGGCACCAAGGCGGTCATCTGCTGGCCGGTGCCCGAGTGCTTCCAGGAGAATCCCGCCCCCGTGGCCTTCTCCGTGCAGGAGGAGGCCCGCATGAGCGCCCTGGCCGCCAACCCGCGCATCCCCTTCGCCGGAGCGGGTTTCAGCGACGGCACGGTGCTCCTGGCGGAGCTCAAGCGTTTCGCGGCCTACCCCCTGGAGATCGTTCCCGGCTCGCCGGTGTCCGCCCTGTGCTGGAGCGCCCAGGGGCTGCACATGGCCTGCGGCATGGAGGACGGCCGGGCCGTGCTCCTGGATCTGGGCGAAATGCTTCAGGCCGGTTGA
- a CDS encoding CobW family GTP-binding protein → MLPIPVTVLTGYLGAGKTTLLNRILTENHGKRYAVIVNEFGEVGIDNELVAHSDEEIFEMNNGCICCTVRGDLIRMVGGLIRRKGSLDGVLIETTGLADPAPVIQTFFLDQETKERTALDAVVTLVDARHFEGQLGRSQEAREQVVFADAVIINKTDLVDEAGLARALEAVKSLNPRAEVMTSSRCDVPLDKVLARRSFDLMKLLDIEPDFLDEGAHEHSHDTVQSVSMTSDKPVDFEKFKTWIGEYLNDHGQHVYRCKGILSIPDERQRLVFQGVHMLVEMGFGQPWKEDESRVSKVVFIGRNLDRLALQIAFRDCLVK, encoded by the coding sequence ATGCTCCCCATTCCGGTTACGGTCCTGACCGGCTATCTCGGCGCCGGCAAGACCACGCTTTTGAACCGCATCCTCACCGAGAACCACGGCAAGCGCTACGCCGTCATCGTCAACGAGTTCGGCGAGGTGGGCATCGACAACGAGCTGGTGGCCCACTCCGACGAGGAAATCTTCGAGATGAACAACGGCTGCATCTGCTGCACCGTGCGCGGCGACCTGATCCGCATGGTGGGCGGGCTCATCCGGCGCAAGGGCAGCCTTGACGGCGTGCTCATCGAGACCACGGGCCTGGCCGACCCGGCCCCGGTCATCCAGACCTTCTTCCTGGACCAGGAGACCAAGGAACGCACCGCCCTGGACGCCGTGGTCACCCTGGTGGACGCCCGCCACTTTGAAGGCCAGCTGGGAAGAAGCCAGGAAGCCCGCGAGCAGGTGGTGTTCGCCGACGCGGTTATCATCAACAAGACCGACCTGGTGGACGAGGCCGGACTCGCCCGGGCGCTCGAGGCCGTGAAAAGCCTGAACCCCCGCGCCGAGGTCATGACCTCCTCGCGCTGCGACGTCCCCCTGGACAAGGTGCTGGCGCGCCGCTCCTTCGACCTCATGAAGCTTCTGGACATCGAACCGGACTTCCTGGACGAGGGCGCCCACGAGCACAGCCACGACACCGTGCAGTCCGTGTCCATGACCTCGGACAAGCCGGTGGACTTCGAGAAATTCAAGACCTGGATCGGCGAATACCTGAACGACCACGGCCAGCACGTCTACCGCTGCAAGGGCATCCTATCCATCCCCGACGAGCGCCAGCGCCTGGTGTTCCAGGGGGTGCACATGCTGGTGGAGATGGGCTTCGGCCAGCCCTGGAAAGAGGACGAATCCCGCGTGAGCAAGGTGGTGTTCATCGGCCGCAACCTGGATCGTCTGGCCCTGCAGATCGCCTTCCGCGACTGCCTGGTGAAATGA
- a CDS encoding molybdopterin-dependent oxidoreductase: protein MNTRRIVTTCTRDCPSCCGLIAHVEDGRLTALTGNPDHPLNKGGCCAKMKDYVRRVYSPERVVHPMRREGSRWTPIGWDEALDLFAERLTFFIRQSGPQSILHYQGYGERTALKLLNGRFFAHLGGATGLAGTLCSGTAYAAMARDFGERVSHDPLDHLNSRTVVLWGRNPAATQFNLTRIVSAVRKQGGRVWLVDPAATESLAVSDSHIQLSPGGDLRLALGAARWVLENGWEDKGFIAGRTLGFEAFRELAFSSTVGEHARAAGVPAGDVRALAEALCKARPAAILLGWGMHRYVDAHLSVRAIDALSAVTGNVGVPGGGVSQGFEEYGPYDHSVWGEDMHSPARSLLLPVIGSEMLAADDPPVRMAVVSAGNPVCMAPDSAQVALAFASREFVVYMGHFMDDTARHAHLFLPATTFLEEDDAVAAYGHHYLGPVNKAVEPVGECRSQFDIYQDLARRFDFAEDYVRPLDSWLDTICRPFLNKGFTLEELRAGPIRDPDAPMAPWSDGEFRTPSGRFEFLDSLAEAQAPEDDYPLTLLTTGSPKHLCSELTLAEHAPLPEARVHPGTGRALGVEDNTPAWIESDLGRMKVLVVFDERQRLDVCLCRRGGWIAAGHGLNRIVKARVSALGNGTPYYQTRVTLRSVDSVPAGH, encoded by the coding sequence GTGAACACCCGCCGTATCGTCACCACCTGCACCCGCGACTGCCCCAGTTGCTGCGGCCTGATCGCCCACGTGGAAGACGGCCGCCTGACCGCCCTCACCGGCAACCCGGACCACCCCCTCAACAAAGGCGGCTGCTGCGCCAAGATGAAGGACTACGTGCGCCGGGTGTACAGCCCCGAGCGCGTCGTCCACCCCATGCGCCGGGAAGGCTCCCGTTGGACACCCATCGGCTGGGACGAGGCCCTGGACCTCTTTGCCGAACGCCTCACCTTCTTCATCCGCCAGTCCGGACCGCAGTCCATTCTGCACTACCAGGGCTACGGCGAGCGCACGGCCTTGAAGCTTCTGAACGGGCGCTTCTTCGCCCACCTGGGCGGGGCCACGGGCCTGGCCGGGACGCTCTGCAGCGGCACGGCCTACGCGGCCATGGCCCGCGACTTCGGCGAGCGCGTCTCCCACGACCCCCTTGACCACCTGAACAGTCGCACCGTCGTCCTCTGGGGGCGCAATCCGGCGGCTACCCAGTTCAACCTGACCCGGATCGTGTCCGCCGTGAGGAAGCAGGGCGGACGGGTCTGGCTGGTGGACCCGGCGGCCACCGAGAGCCTGGCCGTAAGCGACAGTCATATCCAGCTTTCACCAGGCGGGGACCTGCGCCTGGCCCTGGGCGCGGCGCGCTGGGTGCTGGAAAACGGCTGGGAGGACAAGGGTTTCATCGCGGGGCGCACGCTTGGCTTCGAGGCGTTCCGTGAACTGGCCTTCTCAAGCACCGTCGGGGAGCACGCCCGGGCCGCCGGAGTCCCGGCGGGGGATGTGCGCGCCCTGGCCGAGGCCCTGTGCAAGGCCAGGCCCGCCGCCATCCTCTTGGGCTGGGGCATGCACCGCTACGTGGACGCCCACCTTTCCGTGCGGGCCATCGACGCCCTCTCGGCCGTCACGGGCAACGTAGGCGTACCCGGCGGCGGCGTGAGCCAGGGCTTCGAGGAATACGGCCCCTACGACCACTCCGTCTGGGGCGAGGACATGCACTCGCCCGCCCGCTCGCTCCTCCTGCCGGTGATCGGCTCGGAGATGCTGGCCGCGGACGATCCGCCGGTGCGCATGGCGGTGGTCAGCGCGGGCAACCCGGTGTGCATGGCTCCGGACTCGGCCCAGGTGGCCCTGGCCTTCGCCTCCCGCGAGTTCGTGGTGTACATGGGCCATTTCATGGACGACACGGCGCGACACGCCCACCTTTTTCTGCCGGCAACAACCTTCCTGGAGGAAGACGACGCCGTGGCCGCCTACGGCCACCATTACCTGGGGCCGGTGAACAAGGCCGTCGAACCCGTGGGCGAGTGCCGCTCCCAGTTCGACATCTACCAGGACCTGGCCCGGCGCTTCGATTTCGCCGAGGATTACGTCCGCCCCCTGGATTCTTGGCTGGACACCATCTGCCGGCCCTTCCTGAACAAGGGTTTCACCCTGGAGGAACTGCGCGCCGGGCCCATCCGCGACCCCGACGCCCCCATGGCTCCCTGGTCCGACGGAGAGTTCCGGACCCCCTCCGGGCGCTTCGAATTCCTGGACAGCCTGGCCGAGGCCCAGGCCCCTGAAGACGACTATCCCCTGACGCTCCTGACCACCGGCAGCCCCAAGCACCTATGCTCGGAGCTGACCCTGGCCGAGCACGCCCCCCTGCCCGAGGCCCGCGTCCACCCAGGCACCGGGCGGGCCCTGGGGGTCGAGGACAACACCCCGGCCTGGATCGAGAGCGATCTGGGGCGCATGAAGGTGCTGGTCGTCTTCGACGAGCGCCAGCGCCTCGACGTGTGCCTGTGCCGCCGGGGCGGCTGGATCGCTGCCGGGCACGGGCTCAACCGCATCGTCAAGGCCCGGGTGAGCGCACTCGGCAACGGCACCCCCTACTACCAGACCCGCGTCACCCTGCGTTCGGTTGACAGCGTGCCCGCCGGGCACTAG
- a CDS encoding AzlC family ABC transporter permease, whose protein sequence is MPDSQRNEPSAFSQALPIVLGYLPVGFAYGVLAVKAGLSVANTGLMSILVYAGSAQLIGVDMFGAGAPAMSIIATTFIVNLRHVLFSAALSPFFGAWPKRRIARFCFEMTDETFALHATRFHNQQRSTTKTLAINTFAHCAWILGGLAGAVAGGFVPDVKPLGLDFALAAMFAVLLVGQLLSPAHILAAALGGGIALILSQTPAAPYATLTAAIVAAAVASVTPWTRQRSS, encoded by the coding sequence ATGCCTGATTCCCAGAGAAACGAACCATCGGCCTTCAGCCAGGCCCTGCCCATCGTGCTGGGCTATCTGCCCGTGGGCTTCGCCTATGGCGTGCTGGCGGTGAAGGCCGGGTTGTCCGTGGCCAACACCGGACTGATGTCCATCCTGGTGTACGCGGGCTCGGCCCAGCTGATCGGCGTGGACATGTTCGGCGCGGGCGCGCCCGCCATGTCCATCATCGCCACCACCTTCATCGTGAACCTGCGCCACGTGCTCTTTTCCGCCGCGCTCTCGCCCTTTTTCGGGGCCTGGCCCAAGCGCCGCATCGCCCGGTTCTGCTTCGAGATGACCGACGAGACCTTCGCCCTGCACGCCACGCGCTTCCACAATCAGCAACGATCCACAACAAAGACCCTGGCCATCAACACCTTCGCCCACTGCGCCTGGATCCTGGGCGGCCTGGCCGGGGCGGTGGCCGGAGGTTTCGTGCCCGACGTGAAGCCCCTGGGCCTGGACTTCGCCCTGGCGGCCATGTTCGCCGTGCTCCTGGTGGGGCAGCTCCTTTCGCCCGCGCACATCCTTGCGGCCGCCCTGGGCGGGGGGATCGCCCTGATTCTCTCCCAGACCCCGGCCGCTCCCTACGCCACCCTCACCGCCGCCATCGTGGCGGCGGCCGTCGCATCGGTGACCCCATGGACCAGACAACGATCTTCCTGA
- a CDS encoding AzlD domain-containing protein — protein MDQTTIFLTIVGMAAVTYVPRVLPALLFASRPMPEPLRRFLSVVPPAVLGALLAQSVLLEGGRLRFGPDNVFLWASLLTGILAWRTKGFFGPVLAGMGLVAASRFFLTP, from the coding sequence ATGGACCAGACAACGATCTTCCTGACCATCGTGGGCATGGCGGCCGTGACCTACGTCCCCCGTGTGCTCCCGGCTCTTTTGTTCGCCTCGCGCCCCATGCCCGAGCCGCTGCGGCGCTTCCTCTCCGTGGTGCCGCCGGCGGTGCTCGGGGCGCTTTTGGCCCAGTCCGTGCTGCTGGAGGGGGGAAGGCTCCGCTTCGGGCCGGACAACGTTTTCCTCTGGGCCTCGCTTCTTACGGGCATTCTGGCCTGGCGCACCAAGGGGTTCTTCGGGCCGGTGCTGGCCGGGATGGGGCTGGTGGCCGCGTCGCGCTTCTTCCTGACCCCCTAG
- a CDS encoding type II secretion system protein GspG, whose product MILSASDSTLEARKRQAEDLLSGIAAGLESLRRMLERWSAEDAASAVTARDALTGTLRELRSLTGWEMRLESDNRAWTDREALQDFRRSALADLERLQAYYARLCAGPWRTAADAARDRTVRASVRRFASVLGLCALLLAVWWGWQWSRQQAARAEMDAARRDRAAQAVSLIASAARQAQAVQSKPLALLAPDMSGDCSGIDIRAILPNHPCRQAWDKSSQAVFRAAVPAPGKPVDAPSEVFTDPWGAPYVFVVPSQATPRVVSPGPDGKLGTPDDITADIPY is encoded by the coding sequence ATGATCCTTTCCGCTTCCGATTCCACTCTGGAGGCGCGCAAGCGCCAGGCCGAGGACCTTTTGTCCGGGATCGCCGCCGGTCTCGAATCCCTGCGCAGGATGCTCGAGCGCTGGTCCGCCGAGGACGCGGCATCGGCCGTGACGGCCCGCGACGCCCTCACGGGAACGCTGCGTGAACTGCGGTCGCTCACCGGGTGGGAAATGAGGCTTGAATCGGACAACCGGGCCTGGACGGACCGCGAAGCGCTGCAGGACTTTCGCCGGTCAGCGTTGGCCGACCTGGAGCGCCTCCAGGCGTATTACGCCCGGTTGTGCGCCGGCCCGTGGCGGACCGCCGCTGACGCGGCCCGGGACCGGACCGTTCGAGCGTCGGTGCGGCGCTTCGCTTCGGTGCTGGGCCTGTGCGCCTTGCTCCTGGCCGTGTGGTGGGGCTGGCAATGGTCGCGCCAGCAGGCGGCCCGGGCCGAGATGGACGCCGCGCGCCGGGACAGGGCCGCCCAGGCGGTGTCGCTCATCGCTTCGGCCGCCCGACAAGCCCAGGCGGTGCAAAGCAAGCCCCTGGCACTACTGGCCCCGGACATGTCCGGAGACTGCTCCGGCATCGACATCCGCGCCATCCTGCCCAACCATCCGTGCCGCCAGGCATGGGACAAGAGCTCCCAGGCCGTCTTCCGGGCCGCCGTTCCGGCACCGGGCAAGCCCGTCGATGCCCCCAGCGAGGTGTTCACCGACCCCTGGGGCGCGCCCTACGTCTTCGTGGTCCCATCCCAGGCCACGCCGCGGGTGGTCTCGCCAGGCCCGGACGGAAAGCTCGGCACCCCTGACGACATCACGGCGGACATCCCCTACTGA
- a CDS encoding Crp/Fnr family transcriptional regulator, with translation MSSSSALRLESIKLFAGLGADELAQVEPIFSERAVPARTRVIVEGETGDEMFVLVSGKVRIVKSMILPEVDIAALAGKDPSKVLATLTGDSRPFFGEMGLVSDSPRSATVETLEPSRFLVTDRERFYGLVSREPELGCKLLSALCGRMAEMVRSSNAEVMKLTTALALLLSGRS, from the coding sequence GTGAGTTCCTCAAGCGCCCTGCGCCTGGAATCCATCAAGCTCTTCGCGGGGCTTGGAGCGGACGAACTCGCCCAGGTGGAGCCCATCTTTTCCGAGCGCGCCGTCCCGGCACGCACCCGGGTGATCGTGGAAGGCGAGACCGGCGACGAAATGTTCGTGCTGGTGTCGGGCAAGGTGCGCATCGTCAAATCAATGATTTTGCCCGAGGTTGACATCGCCGCCCTGGCCGGAAAAGACCCGAGCAAGGTGCTGGCCACGCTCACGGGCGACTCCCGCCCCTTTTTCGGCGAGATGGGCCTGGTCTCGGACAGCCCCCGCTCGGCCACGGTTGAGACCCTCGAGCCCTCGCGTTTCCTGGTTACGGACCGGGAACGCTTCTACGGGCTGGTCTCGCGCGAGCCCGAGCTCGGTTGCAAGCTCCTGTCCGCGCTGTGCGGGCGCATGGCGGAGATGGTGCGATCCTCCAACGCCGAGGTCATGAAGCTGACCACCGCCCTGGCGCTTCTGCTCTCGGGAAGGAGCTGA
- a CDS encoding potassium channel family protein: protein MRTLWTKWTEKPFAWPLTLMGVILAASAVGFVSCESGTQQEPVGLFEGLWWAMVTLFTVGYGDFVPRTTAGRLLGMGVMVSGIGLVSTITGSFASTMVERRAQKRRGLLPVSAEGHILIMGWNGHGALLLERLRRMPEFARSPVVLAADMEPARFEELSETLGLGSDLSFVRGDTTQKAVLERTNPAKAKLAYILPREDVPPEESDNESVLTALTLRSLAPRVTLYAEAMRDVSREHLTRAGVTKALAREELTGRAMAFLAAHPVMHEVLGALLAGGAAGSLRYRALTPEEKSRRWPEIVKANLEQSGQLPLAACRLPRELKLSDVLDASQALDSYIMELFQAAGKDAPLGSRGPKVVLNPGPDADLSAFDGLISLERGQ, encoded by the coding sequence ATGCGCACGCTCTGGACGAAATGGACTGAGAAACCCTTCGCCTGGCCGCTGACCCTCATGGGGGTGATCCTGGCGGCCTCGGCGGTGGGGTTCGTCTCGTGCGAATCCGGCACCCAGCAGGAGCCGGTGGGTTTGTTCGAAGGCCTGTGGTGGGCCATGGTCACGCTGTTCACCGTGGGCTACGGGGACTTCGTCCCCAGGACCACGGCCGGGCGGCTGCTGGGCATGGGCGTCATGGTTTCGGGCATCGGGCTCGTGTCCACCATCACGGGCTCGTTCGCCTCGACCATGGTGGAGAGACGGGCCCAGAAAAGACGGGGGCTTCTGCCGGTGAGCGCCGAAGGACATATCCTCATCATGGGCTGGAACGGGCACGGAGCGCTGCTCCTGGAGCGGCTGCGCCGCATGCCGGAGTTCGCCCGCTCCCCGGTGGTGCTGGCCGCCGACATGGAACCCGCCCGCTTCGAGGAGCTCTCCGAGACACTGGGCCTGGGCTCCGATCTGTCCTTCGTGCGCGGCGACACCACCCAGAAGGCCGTGCTTGAGCGGACCAACCCCGCCAAGGCGAAACTGGCCTACATCCTGCCCCGCGAGGACGTCCCCCCAGAGGAATCCGACAACGAAAGCGTGCTTACGGCCCTGACGCTACGCTCACTGGCCCCCAGAGTGACGCTCTACGCCGAGGCCATGCGCGACGTGAGCCGCGAGCACCTGACCCGCGCGGGCGTCACCAAGGCCTTGGCGCGCGAGGAGCTCACCGGCAGGGCCATGGCCTTTCTGGCCGCGCACCCGGTGATGCACGAGGTGTTGGGCGCCCTGCTCGCCGGAGGCGCGGCCGGCTCGCTGCGCTACCGGGCCCTCACTCCGGAGGAAAAATCCCGGCGCTGGCCCGAGATCGTCAAGGCGAACCTGGAGCAGTCCGGCCAGCTTCCCCTGGCCGCCTGCCGCCTGCCCCGGGAACTCAAGCTCTCCGACGTGCTGGACGCCTCCCAGGCCCTGGATTCCTACATCATGGAGCTCTTCCAGGCCGCGGGCAAGGACGCCCCCCTGGGCAGCCGGGGACCCAAGGTGGTGCTCAATCCCGGCCCTGACGCGGACCTCTCCGCCTTCGACGGGCTCATATCCCTGGAGCGCGGCCAGTGA
- a CDS encoding triose-phosphate isomerase has protein sequence MTLMHLNRTTPRLRLENRAKPELYRELFPYTKISRVPFDDTIVMPRPAERMFITDTTFRDGQQARPPYTVKQIAKIYKLLHKLGGRSGLIRASEFFLYSEKDRRAVEACQNLDVKFPEITGWIRANKNDLKLVKAMGLKETGMLTSVSDYHIHLKLGKDRKAAMADYLEVVDQALEWGIVPRCHFEDLTRADIYGFCLPFAQALMERSKEAGMPVKIRLCDTMGYGVPYAGAALPRSVAKLVRAFTDEACVPGEWLEWHGHNDFHKVLVNAGTAWLSGCSGANCTLLGFGERTGNAPLEAMVVEYISLTGEDDAADTPVISEIVRYFEEELGYVVPHNYPFAGRDFNATSAGIHVDGLAKNEEIYNIFDTRKILGRPVPIIITDKSGKAGVSYWINTSLCLEDDAQVDKRHPAVDKIYNRIMEAYEAGRNTSFSNEEMKALVKRYMPELFASEFDHLKKLAHTLSAQLIVKLSEELCIRQLITEDAAFCMQKFLSDYPFIQFMYLTDTEGKLVAREVANPADKPKFASMTVGKDQSDREWFQRPMQNGKLHITDFYTSAFTGKLCLTVSLPVANERDEITGVLGADIRFEELLKRQGDLENAHALDEMD, from the coding sequence ATGACCCTTATGCATTTGAACCGCACCACGCCCCGCCTGCGCCTGGAGAACAGGGCCAAGCCGGAGCTGTACCGGGAGCTTTTCCCCTATACCAAGATCAGCCGCGTTCCCTTCGACGACACCATCGTCATGCCCAGGCCCGCCGAGCGGATGTTCATCACCGACACCACGTTCCGTGACGGACAACAGGCCCGCCCCCCCTACACCGTCAAGCAGATCGCCAAGATATACAAGCTCTTGCACAAGCTGGGCGGCCGCTCCGGGCTCATCCGGGCCAGCGAGTTCTTCCTGTATTCCGAAAAGGACCGCCGCGCCGTGGAGGCCTGCCAGAACCTGGACGTCAAGTTCCCCGAGATCACCGGCTGGATCAGGGCCAACAAGAACGACCTCAAGCTGGTCAAGGCCATGGGCCTCAAGGAAACCGGCATGCTCACCTCGGTGTCGGACTACCACATCCACCTGAAGCTGGGTAAGGACCGCAAGGCCGCCATGGCCGACTACCTGGAAGTGGTGGACCAGGCCCTGGAGTGGGGCATCGTTCCCCGCTGCCACTTCGAGGACCTGACCCGCGCCGACATCTACGGTTTCTGCCTGCCCTTCGCCCAGGCCCTCATGGAGCGCTCCAAGGAAGCGGGCATGCCCGTGAAGATCCGCCTGTGCGACACCATGGGCTACGGCGTGCCCTACGCCGGAGCCGCCCTGCCGCGCAGCGTGGCCAAGCTGGTGCGCGCCTTCACCGACGAAGCCTGCGTGCCCGGGGAGTGGCTGGAGTGGCACGGCCACAACGACTTCCACAAGGTGCTGGTCAACGCGGGCACGGCTTGGCTGTCGGGCTGTTCCGGAGCCAACTGCACCCTGCTGGGCTTCGGCGAACGCACCGGCAACGCCCCCCTGGAAGCCATGGTGGTGGAGTACATCTCCCTCACCGGCGAGGACGACGCCGCCGACACCCCGGTAATCTCCGAGATCGTGCGCTACTTCGAAGAGGAGCTGGGCTATGTGGTCCCGCACAACTATCCCTTCGCGGGCCGCGACTTCAACGCCACCTCGGCAGGCATCCATGTGGACGGCCTGGCCAAGAACGAAGAAATCTACAACATCTTCGACACCAGGAAGATCCTGGGCCGCCCCGTGCCCATCATCATCACGGACAAGTCCGGCAAAGCGGGCGTGAGCTACTGGATCAACACCTCCCTGTGCCTGGAGGACGACGCCCAGGTGGACAAGCGCCACCCGGCCGTGGACAAGATCTACAACCGGATCATGGAGGCCTACGAGGCCGGGCGCAACACCTCCTTCTCCAACGAGGAGATGAAGGCCCTGGTGAAGCGCTACATGCCGGAACTCTTCGCCTCGGAGTTCGACCACCTGAAGAAGCTGGCCCACACCCTTTCGGCCCAGCTCATCGTCAAGCTCTCCGAGGAGCTGTGCATCCGCCAGCTCATCACCGAGGACGCGGCCTTCTGCATGCAGAAGTTCCTTTCCGACTACCCCTTCATCCAGTTCATGTACCTGACCGACACCGAGGGCAAGCTGGTGGCCCGCGAGGTGGCCAACCCGGCCGACAAGCCCAAGTTCGCCTCCATGACCGTAGGCAAGGACCAGTCCGACCGCGAATGGTTCCAGCGGCCCATGCAGAACGGCAAGCTGCACATCACCGACTTCTACACCTCCGCGTTCACCGGCAAGCTCTGCCTCACGGTGTCCCTGCCCGTGGCCAACGAGCGCGACGAGATTACCGGCGTGCTGGGCGCGGACATCCGCTTCGAGGAACTGCTCAAGCGCCAGGGCGACCTGGAGAATGCGCACGCTCTGGACGAAATGGACTGA